A region of Anoplopoma fimbria isolate UVic2021 breed Golden Eagle Sablefish chromosome 24, Afim_UVic_2022, whole genome shotgun sequence DNA encodes the following proteins:
- the LOC129113415 gene encoding LOW QUALITY PROTEIN: RING finger protein 145-like (The sequence of the model RefSeq protein was modified relative to this genomic sequence to represent the inferred CDS: deleted 2 bases in 1 codon), producing MAVKDRVEAVLNVGLRVPSIMLLDVLYRWDVSSFFQKIQRSSLSNNPLFQYKYLALYLHYVGYILSLVLLTLPRQHLVKLYLYVLTALLLFAGHQVSRDYVRSELESGHEGPVYLEPLCMNRFTTALIGQLVVCTLCSCVMQTKRIWLFSAHLLPLVARLCLVPLETIVFINKFSMIFTGLEVIYFLASNLLVPYNLAKTAYRELAQVVEVYGLLALGMSLWNQLVLPVLFMCFWLLLFALQIYSYFSTRDQPTSRERLLFLFLTSIAECCSTPYSLLGLVFTVSFIALGVLTLCKFYLQGYRAFMNDNTMHRGMTEGITLLILAVQTGLIELQVIHRAFLLSIILFIVVASILQSMLEIADPIVLALGASRDKSLWKHFRAVSLCLFLLIFPAYMAYMICQFFHMDFWLLIIISSSILTSLQVLGTLLIYILFMVEEFRKAPVENMDEVIYYVNGTYRFLEFLVAVCVVCYGVSETVFGEWSVMGSTIILVHSYYNVWLRAQLGWQSFLLRRDAVNKIKSLPTASNTQLEQYNDICAICYQDMNNAVITPCSHFFHAGCLKKWLYVQETCPLCHSQLKSQSPTTTQEAPAANQIPAGQEEAPVDKKLKDDAPPDDAKKEGAAEQEGDNEPTTSAGKSSSSSSSSSSSSSGVPSTPQHLAETPSSSSSPPPLTESQKQSLTDQPSSSSASSSATMDLPPSPPSPSHVSSSSQPPAQAAMNPAEPEPSPQLNRGFLLGSKESPPAPSSHLMDPPPPLHEEQSPPPCSL from the exons ATGGCAGTGAAGGACCGTGTAGAGGCGGTGCTCAATGTGGGCCTGCGTGTCCCCAGCATCATGCTGCTGGATGTCCTGTACCGCTGGGACGTCAGCTCCTTCTTCCAGAAGATCCAGCGTTCCAGCCTGTCCAACAACCCCCTGTTCCAGTACAAATACCTGGCACTATACCTGCATTACGTAG GTTACATCCTGAGCCTGGTACTCCTGACTCTGCCTCGTCAGCACCTGGTTAAACTCTACCTGTATGTGCTTACGGCCCTTCTGCTGTTTGCTGGTCACCAAGTctcaag GGATTATGTCCGCAGTGAACTGGAGTCCGGCCATGAAGGACCTGTCTACCTGGAACCTCTCTGCATGAACAGATTCACCACTGCACTCATAG GTCAGCTGGTGGTGTGTACCCTATGTTCCTGTGTGATGCAGACCAAGAGGATTTGGCTTTTCTCtgctcacctcctccccctggTGGCCAGACTGTGTCTGGTCCCACTGGAGACCATTGTCTTCATCAATAAGTTCTCCATGATCTTCACAGGCCTGGAGGTCATTTACTTCCTGGCTTCTAACTTGTTGGTACCGTATAACCTGGCCAAGACCGCCTACAGGGAGCTGGCCCAG GTGGTGGAAGTGTATGGGCTGCTTGCTTTGGGTATGTCTCTATGGAACCAGCTGGTCCTTCCAGTACTCTTCATGTGTTTCTGGCTGCTGCTTTTCGCATTGCAGATCTACTCTTACTTCAGCACCAGAGACCAGCCTACCTCAAGGGAGAGgctccttttcctctttcttacCAG TATTGCAGAATGTTGTAGTACACCATACTCCCTTTTGGGTCTGGTTTTCACCGTCTCTTTCATCGCTCTGGGTGTTCTCACGCTCTGCAAGTTCTACCTGCAAGGCTACAGAGCCTTTATGAATGACAACACCATGCACAG ggGGATGACAGAAGGCATCACCCTGCTGATCCTCGCGGTCCAGACCGGCCTCATCGAGCTTCAAGTCATCCACCGagccttcctcctctccatcatcctcttcattGTTGTTGCTTCTATCCTACAGTCCATGCTGGAGATAGCTGACCCCATAGTCCTGGCCCTGGGAGCATCAAGAGacaa GAGTTTGTGGAAACACTTCAGAGcggtgtctctctgtctgttcctGCTGATCTTTCCAGCCTACATGGCCTATATGATCTGTCAGTTCTTCCACATGGACTTCTGGCTActcatcatcatctcctcctccatcctcacatcactgcag GTTCTCGGCACTCTGCTGATCTACATTCTCTTCATGGTGGAGGAGTTTCGAAAGGCTCCGGTAGAGAACATGGATGAAGTGATCTACTATGTCAACGGGACGTACAGATTCCTGGAGTTCCTG GTTgcggtgtgtgtggtgtgctaCGGCGTGTCAGAGACGGTATTTGGGGAGTGGAGTGTGATGGGCAGCACCATCATCCTGGTCCACTCGTATTATAACGTCTGGCTCAGAGCCCAGCTGGGCTGGCAGAGCTTCCTTCTCAGGAGAGATGCTGTAAACAAGATCAAAAGCCTCCCCACGGCCAGCAACACACAGCTGGAACAGTACAACGACATCTGTGCTATCTGCTACCAG GACATGAACAACGCTGTGATCACTCCATGCAGTCATTTCTTCCACGCTGGCTGTCTGAAGAAATGGCTTTATGTCCAGGAGACGTGCCCCCTCTGTCACTCGCAACTCAAAAGCCAATCACCAACCACCACCCAAGAGGCCCCGGCGGCCAATCAGATCCCCGCAGGGCAAGAGGAAGCCCCGGTGGATAAGAAGCTGAAAGATGACGCTCCTCCAGATGATGCGAAGAAGGAgggagcagcagagcaggagggagaTAATGAACCTACTACGTCAGCTGgcaaatcctcctcctcctcctcctcctcctcctcctcctcctctggtgtgCCCTCGACTCCCCAGCACCTTGCCGAGactccatcttcctcttcctctcctcccccactGACTGAATCTCAGAAGCAGTCGCTCACAGATCAGCCTTCTTCGTCTTCCGCCTCTTCCTCTGCCACAATGGACTTGCCCCCGtctcctccatcaccctcccacgtctcctcctcctcacagccaCCGGCCCAGGCAGCGATGAACCCCGCTGAACCTGAGCCCAGCCCTCAACTAAACCGAGGCTTCTTACTTGGCAGCAAGGAGTCACCTCCTGCTCCATCATCACATCTGATGGACCCGCCCCCTCCCTTA CATGAGGAACAGTCTCCTCCTCCATGCAGCCTCTGA
- the ublcp1 gene encoding ubiquitin-like domain-containing CTD phosphatase 1 has product MNETEQANFIHSFNFQSKPDSVCRAVYDSVIYQSVCAMSVSVIIKWGGQEYSISSLSEEDTVMDLKQSIKTLTGVLPERQKLLGLKVKGKPAEDEVKLGSLKLKPNTKIMMMGTREESLEEVLAPPPENDDVVNDFDIEEEVIEVENREENLAKIARRVKDYKVEEMNPPREGKRLLVLDVDYTLFDHKSCAETGQELMRPYLHEFLTSAYEDYDIVIWSATSMKWIDAKMKELGVTDNPNYKITFMLDSAAMITVHTPKRGVVEVKPLGVIWGKYEEFYNRRNTIMFDDIGRNFLMNPQNGLKIRPFMKAHLNREKDRELYKLAQYLKEIAKLDDLSGLNHKHWERYLSKRQHH; this is encoded by the exons ATGAATGAAACTGAACAGGCaaacttcattcattcattcaacttTCAGAGCAAACCTGACAGCGTTTGCCGGGCGGTGTATGATAGCGTGATCTACCAG tcCGTGTGTGCCATGTCAGTATCAGTGATCATAAAGTGGGGAGGCCAGGAGTACTCCATCAGTTCTCTGTCCGAGGAGGACACAGTGATGGACCTGAAACAGTCCATTAAGACCTTGACTGGGGTGCtgccagagagacagaaactaCTGGGACTCAAGGTCAAAG GTAAACCTGCAGAGGATGAGGTGAAGCTGGGCTCTCTGAAGCTGAAGCCTAACACTAAGATCATGATGATGGGTACCAGAGAGGAGAGCCTG gAAGAGGTTTTAGCCCCTCCCCCAGAGAACGATGACGTGGTCAATGATTTTGACATTGAGGAGGAGGTCATCGAAGTGGAGAACAG AGAGGAGAATCTGGCCAAGATCGCCCGCAGAGTGAAAGACTATAAGGTGGAGGAGATGAACCCTCCTAGAGAAGGCAAAAGGCTTCTGGTACTGGATGTGGACTACACACTGTTCG ATCATAAGTCGTGTGCGGAAACGGGTCAGGAGCTGATGAGACCATACCTTCATGAGTTTCTGACATCAGCCTATGAGGACTATGACATTGTCATCTGGT CTGCTACAAGTATGAAGTGGATCGATGCCAAAATGAAA gaGCTGGGAGTGACAGACAACCCTAACTACAAGATTACGTTTATGTTGGACAGTGCAGCAATGATTACGGTCCATACCCCGAAGAGAGGGGTTGTGGAG GTGAAGCCCCTGGGAGTGATTTGGGGGAAGTACGAAGAATTTTACAACCGGAGGAACACCATAATGTTTGACGACATCGGACGAAACTTCCTCATGAACCCACAGAATGGACTAAAG ATACGACCCTTCATGAAGGCCCATCTTaacagagagaaggacaggGAACTCTATAAACTGGCTCAGTACCTCAAAGAAATCGCCAAACTTGATGACCTCAGTGGACTGAACCACAAACACTGGGAGAG gtacCTATCTAAGAGGCAGCATCACTGA
- the il12bb gene encoding interleukin-12 subunit beta: MRALFLVVLYAGLCYASPVTDQENIETLMDNVLVLRVPHDKATLVNVPLSCGEAYRNQPVVWKKDGEEIEPPLKGNQVNVLVEEMDGGNYTCHLGPDGEYLNHTVIFIQLDPDNRTVILEEQSTEKGHIHCSAPNYNGSFHCSWKRSRVRSSAPVLLVKAERNLENIPCELNSDGSGIQCQEANCPYKEEQHRIFVTVYIYSASLLEAYTRAFYLRDIARPDALLNIRNSNGKVFSWSYPDSWEKPCSYFVLQFQVKVVQKGRSCDGEHHIMLHTTEETKYEVNLKLQKYVFCVRAQDKITLGPFNHWNFCTVNKHEVVC, translated from the exons ATGCGTGCATTGTTCCTTGTGGTCCTGTATGCTGGACTGTGCTATGCCAGTCCCGTCACCGACCAAGAAAACATAGAGACTCTGATGGATAATG TTCTGGTCCTGAGAGTTCCTCATGATAAGGCCACCCTGGTGAATGTTCCTCTGAGCTGTGGAGAAGCCTATAGAAACCAGCCTGTGGTTTGGAAGAAAGATG GCGAGGAGATTGAGCCACCTCTGAAGGGGAACCAGGTCAACGTCCTagtggaggagatggatggaggaaaCTACACTTGTCACCTCGGTCCAGATGGAGAATACCTCAACCACACTGTGATCTTTATCCAACTAGACCCAGACAACAGGACTGTCATACTGGAAGAACAATCCACTGAAAAGG GTCACATTCACTGTTCAGCACCTAACTATAACGGCTCCTTCCACTGCTCCTGGAAGAGGTCTCGTGTCAGATCCAGCGCCCCTGTGCTCCTGGTGAAGGCAGAACG TAATTTGGAAAATATTCCCTGTGAGCTGAATTCTGATGGATCAGGGATTCAGTGCCAGGAAGCCAACTGCCCATACAAAGAGGAACAGCACCGCATCTTCGTCACCGTCTACATATACAGCGCTTCTCTTCTCGAGGCCTACACAAGGGCTTTCTACCTGAGAGACATTG CGAGGCCGGATGCACTCCTTAACATCCGCAACAGTAATGGGAAGGTGTTCAGCTGGAGCTACCCCGACTCCTGGGAGAAGCCCTGCTCCTACTTTGTTCTGCAGTTCCAGGTCAAGGTGGTCCAAAAAGGAAGGTCCTGTGACGGCGAACATCACATAATG CTACACACCACTGAGGAAACAAAGTATGAGGTCAATCTCAAACTCCAAAAGTATGTTTTCTGTGTGCGAGCTCAGGACAAAATTACCCTAGGGCCATTTAACCACTGGAACTTCTGCAC AGTGAATAAACACGAGGTGGTCTGCTAG